The following are encoded together in the Anopheles nili chromosome 3, idAnoNiliSN_F5_01, whole genome shotgun sequence genome:
- the LOC128727542 gene encoding eukaryotic translation initiation factor 2 subunit 2 isoform X1 yields the protein MAEDDAIFDPSLMKKKKKKKTPFDLDAMSGAPEELADVDSMVAAPSESKPVAEGEDDLDLENFNKKKKKKKKPFNLDELEGALPSGAGEGDAEAKETKEDGEVVADDGLDEDFKLDFSMKKKRKKKKDLTELMEEQELVDGQEVQDDEKDNDFTCLTENDGTVVESADENATSWAGSDRDYTYDELLNRVFEIILDKNPEMAGGRKPKFVMRPPQVLRVGTKKTSFANFTEICKTLHRLQKHLLDFLLAELGTSGSVDGNNQLIIKGRFQPKQIENVLRRYIKEYVTCHTCRSPDTILQKDTRLFFLQCESCGSRCSVASIKSGFQAVTSKRAAMRAKTA from the exons ATGGCGGAAGACGATGCG ATCTTTGATCCTTccttgatgaagaaaaaaaagaaaaagaagactCCGTTCGATCTGGATGCTATGTCCGGTGCGCCGGAGGAATTGGCGGATGTGGATTCGATGGTAGCGGCACCCAGCGAATCAAAACCGGTAGCCGAAGGAGAAGATGACTTGGATCTAGAAAActttaacaagaaaaaaaagaagaagaagaagccattCAACTTAGATGAGCTGGAGGGTGCGCTTCCCTCGGGTGCTGGTGAAGGAGATGCTGAAGCGAAGGAAACTAAGGAGGACGGTGAAGTCGTCGCAGATGATGGACTAGACGAAGACTTTAAACTCGACTTtagtatgaaaaagaaaaggaagaagaagaaggatcTTACAGAGTTAATGGAGGAACAGGAGCTGGTCGACGGACAAGAAGTTCAGGACGATGAGAAGGATAA TGATTTTACATGCCTTACCGAGAATGATGGGACCGTCGTCGAAAGTG CGGATGAGAATGCGACTTCGTGGGCGGGGTCGGATCGGGACTACACCTACGACGAGCTGCTCAATCGTGTGTTCGAGATTATCCTCGACAAAAACCCCGAGATGGCCGGTGGTCGTAAACCGAAGTTTGTGATGCGCCCGCCGCAAGTGTTGCGAGTAGGCACGAAAAAGACTTCGTTCGCGAACTTTACGGAAATTTGTAAAACCCTTCATCGGCTACAAAAGcatttgctcgattttctGCTTGCGGAATTGGGTACGAGCGGATCGGTCGACGGTAACAATCAACTCATCATCAAGGGTCGCTTCCAGCCAAAACAGATTGAGAACGTGCTGCGAAGATACATCAAGGAATACGTCACCTGCCACACCTGCCGTTCTCCAGATACAATTCTCCAGAAGGACACCCGCCTGTTTTTCCTACAATGCGAATCATGCGGCTCCCGGTGTTCCGTTGCTAGTATTAAATCCGGTTTCCAGGCTGTCACAAGTAAACGTGCCGCCATGCGTGCGAAGACCGCCTAA
- the LOC128727542 gene encoding eukaryotic translation initiation factor 2 subunit 2 isoform X2 — MAEDDAIFDPSLMKKKKKKKTPFDLDAMSGAPEELADVDSMVAAPSESKPVAEGEDDLDLENFNKKKKKKKKPFNLDELEGALPSGAGEGDAEAKETKEDGEVVADDGLDEDFKLDFSMKKKRKKKKDLTELMEEQELVDGQEVQDDEKDNADENATSWAGSDRDYTYDELLNRVFEIILDKNPEMAGGRKPKFVMRPPQVLRVGTKKTSFANFTEICKTLHRLQKHLLDFLLAELGTSGSVDGNNQLIIKGRFQPKQIENVLRRYIKEYVTCHTCRSPDTILQKDTRLFFLQCESCGSRCSVASIKSGFQAVTSKRAAMRAKTA; from the exons ATGGCGGAAGACGATGCG ATCTTTGATCCTTccttgatgaagaaaaaaaagaaaaagaagactCCGTTCGATCTGGATGCTATGTCCGGTGCGCCGGAGGAATTGGCGGATGTGGATTCGATGGTAGCGGCACCCAGCGAATCAAAACCGGTAGCCGAAGGAGAAGATGACTTGGATCTAGAAAActttaacaagaaaaaaaagaagaagaagaagccattCAACTTAGATGAGCTGGAGGGTGCGCTTCCCTCGGGTGCTGGTGAAGGAGATGCTGAAGCGAAGGAAACTAAGGAGGACGGTGAAGTCGTCGCAGATGATGGACTAGACGAAGACTTTAAACTCGACTTtagtatgaaaaagaaaaggaagaagaagaaggatcTTACAGAGTTAATGGAGGAACAGGAGCTGGTCGACGGACAAGAAGTTCAGGACGATGAGAAGGATAATG CGGATGAGAATGCGACTTCGTGGGCGGGGTCGGATCGGGACTACACCTACGACGAGCTGCTCAATCGTGTGTTCGAGATTATCCTCGACAAAAACCCCGAGATGGCCGGTGGTCGTAAACCGAAGTTTGTGATGCGCCCGCCGCAAGTGTTGCGAGTAGGCACGAAAAAGACTTCGTTCGCGAACTTTACGGAAATTTGTAAAACCCTTCATCGGCTACAAAAGcatttgctcgattttctGCTTGCGGAATTGGGTACGAGCGGATCGGTCGACGGTAACAATCAACTCATCATCAAGGGTCGCTTCCAGCCAAAACAGATTGAGAACGTGCTGCGAAGATACATCAAGGAATACGTCACCTGCCACACCTGCCGTTCTCCAGATACAATTCTCCAGAAGGACACCCGCCTGTTTTTCCTACAATGCGAATCATGCGGCTCCCGGTGTTCCGTTGCTAGTATTAAATCCGGTTTCCAGGCTGTCACAAGTAAACGTGCCGCCATGCGTGCGAAGACCGCCTAA
- the LOC128725046 gene encoding uncharacterized protein LOC128725046 produces MSSTSEIKIEGAQLLASNTVDKNLVPNVISSKPIAFEAMEIIDLTNDEYVAEFKSINTLREGRTDKQYDKSCKTNSKLKNVKFIHAAPLCYLSKVIFHQDTSMPELFGIKFKNIMLYGKLTKINILKDFTVYELDDGTASHSVFYRPTGNKYLDYLNKLNNCEDLLRSEPLPQNEESTINSKELRSHLSLLIRIAKFHCSKRLAEFKLGQLCFVSGRLFVSQDGQVNISAWSIFPDGEHINSCELLWKSYLISQYQPIISKSKESTHINEALQHFVDGINKILNKYV; encoded by the exons ATGAGTTCTACAtctgaaattaaaattgagGGCGCACAGCTTCTCGCTAGTAACACTGTAGACAAGAATCTAGTGCCCAACGTCATATCGAGCAAGCCGATAGCATTTGAAGCAATGGAAATTATCGATCTTACCAACGATGAATACGTTGCAGAATTCAAATCTATAAATACTCTACGAGAAGGGCGTACCGACAAGCAATATGATAAATCATGCAAAACCAACTCGAAACTTAAAAACGTGAAATTCATACACGCCGCTCCGCTTTGCTACCTAAGTAAAGTAATATTTCACCAGGATACTAGTATGCCTGAGCTATTCGGCATcaagtttaaaaatattatgCTGTACGGCAAActgacaaaaataaacattttaaaagaCTTCACGGTTTACGAACTGGATGATGGAACGGCCAGTCATAGTGTCTTCTACCGGCCAACTGGAAACAAATATCTAG atTATCTCAACAAGCTAAACAACTGCGAAGATTTATTACGAAGCGAACCATTGCCGCAAAATGAAGAATCCACGATAAACTCCAAAGAACTAAGAAGCCATCTCAGCTTATTAATACGAATAGCTAAATTTCATTGTTCAAAACGGTTGGCTGAATTCAAGCTAGGTCAATTATGCTTCGTTTCGGGACGTTTATTTGTGAGCCAAGACGGTCAAGTGAATATTTCAGCTTGGAGCATATTCCCAGACGGCGAACACATCAATTCATGTGAATTACTATGGAAAAGCTACCTCATTTCTCAATACCAACCCATCATCAGCAAGTCCAAAGAAAGTACTCACATCAATGAAGCTTTACAGCATTTTGTGGATGggataaacaaaatattaaacaaat atGTGTAG